One Megalopta genalis isolate 19385.01 chromosome 11, iyMegGena1_principal, whole genome shotgun sequence genomic region harbors:
- the MED24 gene encoding mediator complex subunit 24 isoform X2 has translation MCNLLALVMETKVTSKTSSLKALLLRAWRERWSDLQWGINIKTILPRGVSGDVYNLADCILQQALVGLGPNQLVLSYLKHSLSSQLVSYAAVLQRISKYDAFHKPHCILSLLEFLESIQIGITCRGKPEEDLLAAAVLSIVHWLLQCYLHTLTKMPQNSPLTPQPTELMDKPASILKQMLSSDFLCAMMYLAKYDDKDLYIDVVKKCQEIEALLKTSSLKSSVPIEDSLKKLCNLEVECLALSPEMTQMESITHCLQPLFAVQVLLNPSTETTVFVNQLLMVQRLKNYSNARLYCEIIRACLMCLHNVTATFKESQWGAMTFLKAPLILKELHVAHSNGDDKSEYSQDILDAFELLLQFTPLLDIMDTACSCNSVECLLNALQKVSLVTEKQAKQLSSRREGVTATLQKLESSTSTPSIPKVIVRAEPTLSGILKTLNADYLKIHEALLSMLYQVLTGKSFELMLAVATVEGKLKTFVTKLIKFNECSKQINEPVPPKTAATRAMLFEVSFLMLCSIVQTYGSDAVLEEGGGDSFFEQWVRECMPERNQPKSPQKMLQNIDPARVDALLAQINSPDSDFKSSNIKWHIACQSAMGAVKELLCAWESDVLGAGDVKRALDGLRATACCLPVCAAAWLCAYMSITHQDALLKPMNMVQHFLTPLPGDEMQDNLKERSSLMFQIIRKMQYDVHPPTQSKNKVLSMSHSIISRQPILEQLETVWRNINQRGWINIQATQSLESLLNTGGSLWFVSNIVKEVLKYRYQQELDQAVDLAFAIFHLDIENCTLDLINHIIPQYLYNSLHEELVEPQSSVLAKLCVYCIFSTLEYNNSNPYRGNNRKRVRRDLDAEELDALGVPNKILRLNEAGDSNPIFGSQSPQAQGPTNGQKSVVLRDPLLTSLNGLFTIFTFLAGRDGEVSQQTHFILQFLRLMVQCGKDRTRIVLQGMPQTLVPCLLKALPELFTTDILLRFYDIQTAVGRKATARDLCMLRNITLKPSK, from the exons ATGTGTAATCTTCTGGCATTAGTTATGGAGACTAAAGTTACTAGTAAAACCAGCAGCTTGAAGGCTCTTTTGTTACGGGCATGGAGAGAACGCTGGAGTGATCTGCAATGGGGTATTAATATTAAAACA ATATTACCACGAGGTGTCAGTGGAGATGTATATAATTTAGCAGACTGTATATTGCAACAGGCATTAGTAGGACTTGGTCCCAATCAGTTAGTTTTATCTTACTTGAAACATTCATTGAGCTCTCAG TTGGTCTCCTATGCAGCTGTGTTGCAACGAATTAGCAAATACGACGCGTTTCACAAGCCCCACTGCATCTTAAGTTTACTAGAATTTCTAGAATCTATCCAAATAGGTATAACATGTCGTGGCAAACCGGAGGAAGACCTCTTGGCAGCTGCTGTGCTGTCTATCGTGCATTGGCTGTTGCAGTGCTACCTTCATACTTTAACCAAAATGCCACAGAACAGTCCATTGACACCGCAGCCCACCGAACTGATGGACAAACCTGCCAGTATATTGAAACAGATGCTCAGTTCGGACTTTCTTTGCGCAATGATGTACTTAGCCAAATACGATGACAAAG ATTTGTACATAGATGTTGTGAAGAAGTGCCAGGAGATCGAGGCTCTGTTAAAAACAAGCAGCCTGAAGTCCTCGGTGCCTATCGAGGATTCGCTGAAGAAGTTGTGCAATCTAGAAGTAGAGTGCCTGGCACTCTCCCCCGAGATGACCCAGATGGAGTCGATCACACACTGTTTACAACCGTTGTTCGCGGTACAAGTGCTGTTGAATCCGAGCACGGAGACGACAGTCTTTGTTAACCAGTTGTTGATGGTGCAGAGACTAAAGAATTACTCGAACGCTCGATTGTACTGCGAGATAATTCGCGCTTGCCTGATGTGTCTGCATAATGTCACGGCGACGTTCAAAGAGTCCCAATGGGGTGCGATGACGTTCCTTAAGGCCCCCTTGATCTTGAAAGAACTGCACGTTGCACACTCGAATGGCGACGACAAATCGGAATACTCTCAGGACATCTTGGACGCTTTTGAGCTGCTTCTGCAGTTCACGCCTCTCCTAGACATAATGGACACTGCATGCTCCTGCAACAGCGTCGAGTGTCTCTTAAACGCCCTTCAGAAAGTCAGCCTGGTAACCGAGAAGCAGGCGAAGCAGCTGAGTAGTAGAAGGGAAGGTGTCACCGCCACCTTGCAAAAATTAGAATCTTCAACCTCCACTCCCTCGATTCCAAAGGTGATCGTCAGAGCTGAACCGACGCTTTCCGGGATCTTGAAGACCTTGAACGCGGACTACTTGAAGATCCACGAAGCGTTGCTGAGTATGCTCTACCAGGTGCTCACTGGAAAAAGCTTCGAATTGATGCTGGCCGTGGCGACCGTCGAGGGCAAGCTGAAGACCTTTGTAACCAAACTGATCAAGTTCAACGAGTGCAGCAAACAGATCAACGAACCCGTTCCACCGAAAACGGCAGCTACCAGAGCGATGCTCTTCGAAGTGTCGTTTCTGATGCTGTGCTCCATAGTGCAGACTTACGGCTCCGATGCAGTCCTCGAAGAAGGTGGCGGGGACTCTTTCTTTGAACAGTGGGTGCGCGAATGTATGCCGGAACGCAATCAACCAAAGTCGCCTCAGAAAATGTTACAGAACATCGACCCCGCAAGAGTGGATGCTCTTTTAGCGCAAATTAATTCCCCGGACTCGGACTTCAAATCTAGCAATATTAAATGGCATATCGCGTGTCAATCGGCCATGGGCGCTGTTAAGGAACTTCTCTGTGCCTGGGAGAGCGATGTCCTAGGAGCTGGAGATGTGAAAAGAGCTTTGGATGGACTAAGAGCCACCGCTTGTTGTTTGCCAGTTTGTGCAGCGGCTTGGCTCTGTGCTTACATGAGCATCACTCATCAGGACGCTCTTCTGAAGCCCATGAACATGGTGCAGCACTTCTTGACGCCCTTACCTGGCGACGAGATGCAGGATAATCTGAAGGAACGGTCGAGCTTGATGTTCCAGATCATTAGGAAGATGCAGTACGACGTGCATCCACCTACTCAGTCGAAAAACAAGGTCCTTTCGATGTCTCACAG CATCATATCGAGGCAACCGATCCTCGAACAATTGGAAACAGTGTGGAGAAACATCAATCAACGAGGCTGGATAAACATTCAAGCGACGCAGTCCTTGGAGTCCTTGTTGAACACTGGAGGCTCGCTATGGTTCGTTTCGAACATAGTGAAGGAGGTGCTGAAGTATCGTTACCAGCAGGAACTTGACCAGGCCGTGGACCTAGCGTTCGCCATTTTTCACCTTGACATTGAGAACTGTACATTAGATCTCATTAACCATATCATTCCACAGTATTTATATAACTCATTACA CGAAGAACTCGTAGAGCCACAGTCCTCCGTTTTAGCGAAGCTGTGCGTATACTGTATATTTTCTACCCTAGAGTATAACAATTCGAATCCATATCGCGGCAACAATAGGAAGCGCGTGCGACGAGATTTGGATGCCGAGGAGTTGGACGCTCTCGGCGTGCCAAATAAAATTCTGCGACTGAACGAAGCGGGGGATTCGAATCCTATCTTCGGGTCGCAGAGCCCTCAGGCCCAGGGACCCACTAACGGTCAAAAATCGGTCGTGTTGAGGGATCCTCTGCTGACTTCGCTAAACGGATTGTTCACAATTTTCACTTTTTTGGCTGGTAGAGACGGCGAGGTTTCCCAGCAGACTCATTTCATACTTCAGTTCCTTCGTCTGATGGTACAATGCGGCAAAGACAGAACTCGCATCGTCCTGCAGGGAATGCCACAAACACTG GTACCATGTCTACTGAAAGCACTGCCAGAATTATTCACGACTGATATATTGTTACGATTTTACGACATCCAGACTGCAGTTGGACGCAAGGCCACCGCGCGAGATTTGTGTATGCTCAGAAATATCACTTTGAAGCCGTCGAAGTAG
- the MED24 gene encoding mediator complex subunit 24 isoform X1 has protein sequence MCNLLALVMETKVTSKTSSLKALLLRAWRERWSDLQWGINIKTILPRGVSGDVYNLADCILQQALVGLGPNQLVLSYLKHSLSSQLVSYAAVLQRISKYDAFHKPHCILSLLEFLESIQIGITCRGKPEEDLLAAAVLSIVHWLLQCYLHTLTKMPQNSPLTPQPTELMDKPASILKQMLSSDFLCAMMYLAKYDDKDLYIDVVKKCQEIEALLKTSSLKSSVPIEDSLKKLCNLEVECLALSPEMTQMESITHCLQPLFAVQVLLNPSTETTVFVNQLLMVQRLKNYSNARLYCEIIRACLMCLHNVTATFKESQWGAMTFLKAPLILKELHVAHSNGDDKSEYSQDILDAFELLLQFTPLLDIMDTACSCNSVECLLNALQKVSLVTEKQAKQLSSRREGVTATLQKLESSTSTPSIPKVIVRAEPTLSGILKTLNADYLKIHEALLSMLYQVLTGKSFELMLAVATVEGKLKTFVTKLIKFNECSKQINEPVPPKTAATRAMLFEVSFLMLCSIVQTYGSDAVLEEGGGDSFFEQWVRECMPERNQPKSPQKMLQNIDPARVDALLAQINSPDSDFKSSNIKWHIACQSAMGAVKELLCAWESDVLGAGDVKRALDGLRATACCLPVCAAAWLCAYMSITHQDALLKPMNMVQHFLTPLPGDEMQDNLKERSSLMFQIIRKMQYDVHPPTQSKNKVLSMSHSIISRQPILEQLETVWRNINQRGWINIQATQSLESLLNTGGSLWFVSNIVKEVLKYRYQQELDQAVDLAFAIFHLDIENCTLDLINHIIPQYLYNSLQSEELVEPQSSVLAKLCVYCIFSTLEYNNSNPYRGNNRKRVRRDLDAEELDALGVPNKILRLNEAGDSNPIFGSQSPQAQGPTNGQKSVVLRDPLLTSLNGLFTIFTFLAGRDGEVSQQTHFILQFLRLMVQCGKDRTRIVLQGMPQTLVPCLLKALPELFTTDILLRFYDIQTAVGRKATARDLCMLRNITLKPSK, from the exons ATGTGTAATCTTCTGGCATTAGTTATGGAGACTAAAGTTACTAGTAAAACCAGCAGCTTGAAGGCTCTTTTGTTACGGGCATGGAGAGAACGCTGGAGTGATCTGCAATGGGGTATTAATATTAAAACA ATATTACCACGAGGTGTCAGTGGAGATGTATATAATTTAGCAGACTGTATATTGCAACAGGCATTAGTAGGACTTGGTCCCAATCAGTTAGTTTTATCTTACTTGAAACATTCATTGAGCTCTCAG TTGGTCTCCTATGCAGCTGTGTTGCAACGAATTAGCAAATACGACGCGTTTCACAAGCCCCACTGCATCTTAAGTTTACTAGAATTTCTAGAATCTATCCAAATAGGTATAACATGTCGTGGCAAACCGGAGGAAGACCTCTTGGCAGCTGCTGTGCTGTCTATCGTGCATTGGCTGTTGCAGTGCTACCTTCATACTTTAACCAAAATGCCACAGAACAGTCCATTGACACCGCAGCCCACCGAACTGATGGACAAACCTGCCAGTATATTGAAACAGATGCTCAGTTCGGACTTTCTTTGCGCAATGATGTACTTAGCCAAATACGATGACAAAG ATTTGTACATAGATGTTGTGAAGAAGTGCCAGGAGATCGAGGCTCTGTTAAAAACAAGCAGCCTGAAGTCCTCGGTGCCTATCGAGGATTCGCTGAAGAAGTTGTGCAATCTAGAAGTAGAGTGCCTGGCACTCTCCCCCGAGATGACCCAGATGGAGTCGATCACACACTGTTTACAACCGTTGTTCGCGGTACAAGTGCTGTTGAATCCGAGCACGGAGACGACAGTCTTTGTTAACCAGTTGTTGATGGTGCAGAGACTAAAGAATTACTCGAACGCTCGATTGTACTGCGAGATAATTCGCGCTTGCCTGATGTGTCTGCATAATGTCACGGCGACGTTCAAAGAGTCCCAATGGGGTGCGATGACGTTCCTTAAGGCCCCCTTGATCTTGAAAGAACTGCACGTTGCACACTCGAATGGCGACGACAAATCGGAATACTCTCAGGACATCTTGGACGCTTTTGAGCTGCTTCTGCAGTTCACGCCTCTCCTAGACATAATGGACACTGCATGCTCCTGCAACAGCGTCGAGTGTCTCTTAAACGCCCTTCAGAAAGTCAGCCTGGTAACCGAGAAGCAGGCGAAGCAGCTGAGTAGTAGAAGGGAAGGTGTCACCGCCACCTTGCAAAAATTAGAATCTTCAACCTCCACTCCCTCGATTCCAAAGGTGATCGTCAGAGCTGAACCGACGCTTTCCGGGATCTTGAAGACCTTGAACGCGGACTACTTGAAGATCCACGAAGCGTTGCTGAGTATGCTCTACCAGGTGCTCACTGGAAAAAGCTTCGAATTGATGCTGGCCGTGGCGACCGTCGAGGGCAAGCTGAAGACCTTTGTAACCAAACTGATCAAGTTCAACGAGTGCAGCAAACAGATCAACGAACCCGTTCCACCGAAAACGGCAGCTACCAGAGCGATGCTCTTCGAAGTGTCGTTTCTGATGCTGTGCTCCATAGTGCAGACTTACGGCTCCGATGCAGTCCTCGAAGAAGGTGGCGGGGACTCTTTCTTTGAACAGTGGGTGCGCGAATGTATGCCGGAACGCAATCAACCAAAGTCGCCTCAGAAAATGTTACAGAACATCGACCCCGCAAGAGTGGATGCTCTTTTAGCGCAAATTAATTCCCCGGACTCGGACTTCAAATCTAGCAATATTAAATGGCATATCGCGTGTCAATCGGCCATGGGCGCTGTTAAGGAACTTCTCTGTGCCTGGGAGAGCGATGTCCTAGGAGCTGGAGATGTGAAAAGAGCTTTGGATGGACTAAGAGCCACCGCTTGTTGTTTGCCAGTTTGTGCAGCGGCTTGGCTCTGTGCTTACATGAGCATCACTCATCAGGACGCTCTTCTGAAGCCCATGAACATGGTGCAGCACTTCTTGACGCCCTTACCTGGCGACGAGATGCAGGATAATCTGAAGGAACGGTCGAGCTTGATGTTCCAGATCATTAGGAAGATGCAGTACGACGTGCATCCACCTACTCAGTCGAAAAACAAGGTCCTTTCGATGTCTCACAG CATCATATCGAGGCAACCGATCCTCGAACAATTGGAAACAGTGTGGAGAAACATCAATCAACGAGGCTGGATAAACATTCAAGCGACGCAGTCCTTGGAGTCCTTGTTGAACACTGGAGGCTCGCTATGGTTCGTTTCGAACATAGTGAAGGAGGTGCTGAAGTATCGTTACCAGCAGGAACTTGACCAGGCCGTGGACCTAGCGTTCGCCATTTTTCACCTTGACATTGAGAACTGTACATTAGATCTCATTAACCATATCATTCCACAGTATTTATATAACTCATTACA AAGCGAAGAACTCGTAGAGCCACAGTCCTCCGTTTTAGCGAAGCTGTGCGTATACTGTATATTTTCTACCCTAGAGTATAACAATTCGAATCCATATCGCGGCAACAATAGGAAGCGCGTGCGACGAGATTTGGATGCCGAGGAGTTGGACGCTCTCGGCGTGCCAAATAAAATTCTGCGACTGAACGAAGCGGGGGATTCGAATCCTATCTTCGGGTCGCAGAGCCCTCAGGCCCAGGGACCCACTAACGGTCAAAAATCGGTCGTGTTGAGGGATCCTCTGCTGACTTCGCTAAACGGATTGTTCACAATTTTCACTTTTTTGGCTGGTAGAGACGGCGAGGTTTCCCAGCAGACTCATTTCATACTTCAGTTCCTTCGTCTGATGGTACAATGCGGCAAAGACAGAACTCGCATCGTCCTGCAGGGAATGCCACAAACACTG GTACCATGTCTACTGAAAGCACTGCCAGAATTATTCACGACTGATATATTGTTACGATTTTACGACATCCAGACTGCAGTTGGACGCAAGGCCACCGCGCGAGATTTGTGTATGCTCAGAAATATCACTTTGAAGCCGTCGAAGTAG